From Candidatus Bathyarchaeota archaeon:
AAACACAATATTTTCCTGTTGCCACCGTAAAGTGTGGAGGAATAATTTTGAGTTTACTGCCTGAAGACAAAAAACAGCTCTTACGGAACGATTTCAAACAGAAACTTGTTGATCCAGTCAAAATCGTCGTTTTCACTCAAGAATTGGAGTGCCGCTACTGTAACGAAACAAGAAAACTAGCCGAAGAATTTCCTTCCTTAAGCGACAAAATTACAACTGAAGTCTACGACTTCGTTAAAGACCAAGATAAAGCTAAAGAACTTGGCATCGAGCGGATTCCCGCGTTGGCGGTCATCGGGAAGCAGGATTATGGGGTAAGATATTATGGTGTACCTTATGGGTATGAGCTCCAGACGTTGATTGAAGCCATAGTTAACGTCTCAAAAGGCACAACTGACCTCTCTGAAAAAACCCGCACCATCCTAAAAGACGTCAAAACACCTGTAAACATCAAAGTCTTCGTCAGCTTAACCTGTCCGCACTGCCCCGGAGCTGCAGCTATAGCCCACAAACTCGCCATCGAAAGCAACCTCATCCGAGCCGAAGTCATAGAGGGCAGCGAGTTCCCCGACTTAACCCTCAAATACAACGTCATAGGCGTTCCCAAAGTAATCGTGAACGATAAAGTGGATTTTGTCGGCGAATTCAACGAAGACCTTTTCGCTGAGCACGTGGTGTTGGGTGCATTCTAAAAAGTAGAATTAAAAAAGGAAAATGATGCGGTTTAGTGGTTGTGTTTGCATCCGCAGCCGCAACTGTGGTCGGTTGGTTCGTCGCCTTCGTGGTGGTGATGGTGCTTGTGGTGCTGGTCCTCTGAGACTTCTGCGCCTAAGTAGAGTTCAGGTTCTTCTTCGAAGGCTTTCTTGCAGCCTAACGCACAAAAATAGTAGGTTTTGCCTTTGTAGACTGTCTTGAACTTTGCTGTCCGCTCATCTACATCCATGTTACAAACTAAATCTTTCGCCATAAATTTTTCACCTCCCAAACCAACGTTATTGTGTTACTTAGAGTTTTGGTTTAAACCGCCGCAGAAGCGACGCATTGGTTACGACGGTAACGGAGCTGCTTGCCATCGCCGCCGCAGCATATACGGGGTCAAAGAGCACGCCTAACAACGGGTAGAATACGCCTGCCGCCAGCGGAATCAAAGCGGCGTTGTAGAAGAATGCCCAGAACAGGTTTTGGCGGATTTTGCGCATGGTAGCTTGGCTGAGTTGTATGGCTACGACTACGTCTCGTAAGTCGTTTTTAATCAGAACTATGTCGCCTGTTTCCATGGCAACATCTGTTCCACTGCCTACTGCGATGCCGATGTTTGCCTGCGCTAACGCTGGAGCATCGTTTATGCCGTCACCCACCATCGCTACCACTTTGCCCTCAGCCTGCAGCCGTTTGATTTCGTTAGCTTTTTCACTTGGCAAAACCTCTGCCAAAACGCGGTCAACGCCAACTTGGGCTGCGATGGCTTGAGCAGTTCGCTGGTTGTCACCTGTTAGCATGATTACTTCCAGTTTCATCTGCTTTAGCGCTCGGACAGCTTCGGCAGAATGCTCTTTCACAGTATCCGCAACTGCGATTAATCCTACTGTTTTGCCGTCAACTGCCATGAGCATCACGGTTTTGCCTTGGTTCTCCAACGCAGTCATTTTTGCTTCAACTTGGTTTATGTCGATGTTGTTGGTTTCCATGAGTTTGCGGTTGCCCAGCAGAACCGCTGAGCCGCTGATTTTGACTTCGACGCCTTGCCCGGGAACGGCAATGAAATCTTCGGGGTCATCGATTTTTTCTCCGTTTGCGGTGGCTTTTTTGACTATGGCTGCGCCTAATGGGTGTTCGGAGTTCTTTTCTGCTATGGCTGCGTACTGGAGAAGTTGGTTTTGTGTTAGGGGTTTGTCGGTTTCAGCGGCGATTATGTCGGTGACTTCGGGTTCGCCTTTGGTTATGGTGCCTGTTTTGTCGAATACGACTGTTCGAAGCTTGTGTGCGGTTTCTAGTGCTTCGCCGCTTTTGATTAGGATGCCGTTTTCTGCACCTTTTCCGACACCGACCATGATGGCTGTCGGAGTTGCCAACCCCAACGCGCATGGGCAAGCAACAATCAAAACGGCAATGAATACGGTTAACGAGAAAATTAGGTTTTCACCGACCAAGAAATACCACGCTAACGCCGACAGAGTGGCGACTGTTATGATGGCTGGAACGAAGTAGCCAGACGCAATGTCGGCTAATCTCTGCACAGGCGCCTTCGAACTCAAAGCGTCTTCGACTAAGCGGATGATTTGGGCAAGCGCGGTGTCTTTGCCGACTTTGGTGGCTTGGAACTTGAGCATGCCCGTCTTGTTCATGGTGGCACCGATAACTTGGTCGCCTTTGCGCTTCTCAACAGGTATGCTTTCGCCCGTGATGACCTTCTCGTCCACGCCAGAGTAGCCCTCAATGACCGTGCCGTCTACTGGGATTTTCTCGCCTGGACGCACAACGATGATGTCGCCGACTTGTACCTCTTCTGCAGGCAACTCGATTTCTACGCCTTCGCGGATGACCCTTGCCGTTTTGGCTTGGAGCCCCATGATTTTGCGGATGGCTTCTGAGGTGCGACCTTTGGCGATGGCGTCTAAGAGTTTGCCTGCTAAAATGAAAGAAATTATCATGGTGGATGTGTCGAAGAAGACTGCTGCATGGTGAAAGATGTGGGGGGCGAAGGTGACTATGGTGCTGTAGATCCACGCTGTGGAGGTGCCCATGGCGATTAGGGTGTCCATGTTGGCGGTTTTGTTGCGTAACCCCTTGTATGCGCCGACGTAGAAGGTCCAGCCGATGATGAACTGAACGGGTGTGGCTAAGAGGAACATCAAGATGTTGGTTTGCTCCATGGGTAACGGAGGGAACCACATCAAAAGCATGATGGGGATGGTTAATGCGACGCTGACCGCCAAGAGCAGTTTGAGGCGTCTGATGTGGCGTTGGCGTGCTTTGGCTTCGGCGTCTTGGACTGATTTCTGCTGAGGCTCAACCACTTCGTAGCCAACGTCGCGGATGATTTTTTTGATTGCCGCTAAGCTGATCTGCTCAGAATTGTACTCAACCAAAACGCGCTCGGTTGCAAAGTTGACGACGGCACTGTAGACGCCTTCTTTGGCGTTGAGTGCTTTTTCTATGGTTTTGGCGCAGTTGATGCAGGTCATTCCACCGACTTGGAGGCTGACTTTTTCATGGATAACTTGGTAACCCGTTTGGGTTATGGTGTCCTCTATGGTTTTCTGGTCGACCACGTCGGGGTTGTAGTCGATGAGGGCTTTCTCTGCGGCTAAATTGACGGTGGCTTGGGTTACGCCGTTGAGTTTTTTGAGGGCTTTCTCTATGGTCCGTGCGCAGTTTATGCAGCTCATACCGCCGATGTTGAGAACGATTTTTTTGGTTTTCTGCTGGCTCATTGGCTTGCCTCCGCTTGTGCCTTGTTGTATTTAGGGTTTCGGCAACGATATAAGTATTTCTTTATAAGATATATCTTTTAATTAAAGTAGTATGCTAAAACCCACCCAACAAACAACAAAACAAAAAAAGAAAACCAAAAAACTACTCTATACGCTTAATGATATGATACCCAAACTGCGTCTTAACCGGACCAGAAACCTGCCCCTTCTGCAACTCAAAAGCCGCTTTCTCAAACTCCTTAACCATCTTGCCCCTTGTGAAGGTGCCAAGGTCACCGCCTTTCTTGCCTGACGAACAAAGCGAAACTTGTTTGGCGACTTCGCCGAATTTTTCGCCTTTGTCTAGGCGGGCTTTTACGTTGTTGGCTTCTGTTAGGGTTTTGACGAGTATGTGGCAACAGTGGACTTTGGTTGACATGGTTAATGGTTAGGTTGGTTTGGCATATAACTCTTACTTGCAGATTTAAAGTTGAAATTGTGGTTTTTTGGTCGATTTTATTGGTTTGGCTAAATCTTTAATGGTGAAGTTCATGGTTGTGTCTGCAGAATTTGCATGTAACTGTAAAAAATCTCACTCGCAAACAAGCTGTTACTTCGAACTTCGAAGTAAGTGGGGCAGATACTGTTAAAGCAAAAGCACCCATAACTGTTAGCTATGGAATCCACCAACGTCATCCTAAACATCGACGAGGAACAAAACCTCGACCGCGCCACAGCAGAGCAACTGGCAAAAATAATCGAGTTTCTGCTCAACATAGAAGACTAAACCGTTTTTAGAAATCGAACATTCAAGTCTAGTTTCTCGGCATTTTCAGGCAGCTCACTATCTACAGAAACTTCCAAAAAAGTGGAGTGAGGGAATTTTGATTCCCTTTAAACTTTGTAGTACTTAGCGTAGATAACTATACCAACAGCTAAGATGCCAATACACGACCCCAACACTACCGCGAAGTCGATTATCACGGTTGGGCTTGTGATCGCTGCGCCACGCAGAAACAGTGAAGTTAAGGCGTCTGTGACGTAGTAGCTTGGAACTGCTTTGCCTGCAACCTCCGCAGCACCCGACAGCGATGCGCCTACGAATGTGCCCAGAAACATTTGCGGTAACAGGAACAGGAAACTCAACCCTGTGGCGGCGCCTGAGGTTTTTGCGATTGACGCGGTGATTAAGCCGAAGCCGACGTTTGAAAGCGAGAACACCAAAACCAGTATGAACGCGAAGGCATAGTCGGGTAAGCCGATGTTGGGTCTGAAGCCTAAAGCATAAACCATCCCGAACATGATTGCGCACTGGATTAGGGCAATAATCAAGTAGGAAGTAACTTGGCTGGCCATGAATTCGGTGGGTGTTGTTGGGGATATGCGTATTCGTTTCATCATGCCGTTTTCTCGGTCGCCAGTGAACGACTGCGCAACTATCATAATCATAAAGACCGAAGCAAACGTGAACATACCCGGAGCAAAGTAATCAAACGCAGAAACCTGCTTCACTTCCAAAGAGGCAGTTTGCAGCTGAATTGGGCTTTGATGGGCTGGCTGGTTTTGGTCAGTGATGCCGTTGAGGACTTGCTGGATGATTGGCGGAATTGCTTGGGTTGCAACCATTGACCCCTTATCCAGGTACAAGGCGACTGTGGCGTTGACCCATTTGCTGGAATCCTCTGGTGCAGCGTAATAGGATGTGATGCTTTCGCTGAAGCTTTCAGGAACAATTATGGCTGCTTGGATTTTTCCCTGACTTAAATCCGTCTGGACAGTTTGATTATCCCCGTATGCAGTAACTTTAAGCATGGTTACGTTCGATAAGCTGTCGGTGAAGGTTTCTGACCATTGGCTGTTGTTTAAGTCGACGATGCCGACTTGATATGTTACAGTTTGCCCGCCGCCAACGCCTCCAAATGACAAACCGAAAGCCAGCACAAACACTACTGGAAACAGGAAAATCATGAATAACGCCGCTGGTTCCCGAACGGTTTTCTTAAGTTCTTTCTTGGTTAACGCAAATATCCTCTGGGTTTTCATTTAGACTTCCTCCCGCATGTTTCTGCCCGTTAACTGGATGAAAACTTCCTCGAGGTTCTTGACGTGGTTTTTCGCGATGAGTTCTTTAGGTGTACCCAACGCGATGAGTTTGCCATGGTCGATTATGCCCACTCGGTTACATAGCTGCTCTGCTTCTTCCATGTAATGAGTTGTCAGGATGATGGTTTTGCCCTTTGTGTTTTGTTCTTTGATGAAATCCCAAACAGCATGGCGGGACTGTGGATCCATGGCTACTGTTGGTTCATCCAGAAATGCAATTTCGGGGTCATGGATTAATGCGAGTGCTAAGCTGAGGCGCCGTTTCATGCCTCCACTGTACTTAGCCGTTAACCGCTTTGCGTCTTCGGTTAGTCCCATCTTTGACAGCAGCATGGTGCTTCTTTCTTTGATGGTTTTTTTGTTCAGGCAGTAGAGGTTTCCGAATAACTCAAGGTTCTCTTTGCCCGTCAAGTAGGGGTAGATTGCGGTTTCTTGGATGCAGACGCCGATGAGCTCCTTGACTTTCTGTGCATCTTTTTGTGTGTCGTAGCCTTTGATTTGAGCTGTTCCACTTGTAGGTTTTATTAGCCCACACATAATGCTGATGGCTGTGGTTTTGCCTGCTCCGTTGGGTCCAAGCAACCCGAAAAGTTCTCCTCTATTAACTTGCAGCGTGAGGTTGTCGAGTGCAAGTTTATCCTCGTACTTTTTTGTGAGGTTTTTGATTGTTATTGCTTGTTCACTCATGTTGGATTTCTCCTGTTGGGTTAATTGGTTTGTGAGAATTTAGTTTCATGTTTACCAGTTGATTACGAAAAGGGCGTTAGTGTTGGCTGTTTGTTCTGTTTTTTACTTTAGTTGGTTAAAAAAGTGGAACTAGGGTATTTCGTCGCGCCAAATAGGGAAAATGGATCCTGCATAGATAACGTTTGGGACCACAAATTGAACTGCAGGGTTTTGCTCTATGGTTTCACGGGTTTCTTTGAGTTCTTTGCTTGTCGGTGTCCAAACCATAAAGAAGTAGCTGTTTGGGATGTTGCTGAAGCTCCAGTAAAAGAGCGTGTTGGGATAGTGCTTCTGGAGAATTTGATTGGCTGAGTTGGGGTTGGAGTCGTTTTTTAGGTTGATGTGAAAGACACTCATTATGTCGTTAGCCACGTCTGGATACCAGTCGATGGAGAATTGCACAAGGAAGTTTTTTGTCATGTATGCAAGTCTGCGGCTAACCGTTTTAGCTGACGCCCCCACTTCTTCAGCGATGTCTGCGGTCGCTTTGCGCGAATTGTCTTTTAGGGCACGGATGATTTTGTAATCTAATTCAGAGTTTTGTCTTAATATTCATCGCTGTAATGTTGGGCGGTATCGGGGAATTGGTTAACCCCACAGTCACTTCGGGCATCTCAGCGTTTTCCCTAACAAAGCGGACAAGACCGTCTAGTTCTGCAAGATGTTTTAAGTAGGCGCCTATGTAGAGGCTGTTTCCTCCCGCGACCGCTAACCAGTAGATCGCGCCTTGCTTTGCAAGTTTAGTTTTAAGGTTGTTTATGGAGTTGGTTTTGGATGTGCCATAGATTAATATGTGGATAGCAGGTTTAGCGACGAGGCTGAGTGTAGTGTTGAAGCGTCGGATTATGCCTAAGTCAATCATGGATTGGATGCGGTTGTGTACGGCGGTTACTGATAAATCGAGTTTTTCGGCGAGTTCGCGGTATGGCATTCTGGAGTTCGCTAAGAGAAGTTGGCAGAGTATGACGTCGTTTTTATCCATGGCTCTATCAGGAGCTATTTAGGCGGTGCCAGTATTTATAGCTCTTAGCAGATTCCCCTTCTTTGGTTTACAGTCAGTTAACTTACCCGTTTTTTTCTATATAATGGAGAGGGGGTCAACGGTAGAGCAGCAGCGTGGTTCCCGCTGCGGGCGCTATAGCAAGATATCGCTACAAACCCACACCTTAAGCCGTAACAGTTATTGAAAAACCCAGATAGCAGTTAACTAAAAAAGGTTGTTTAATAAAAGGGAAATTCTCTCAGCAAATGAGAGACTACGTTTTTACTCGATTACCTGAATTGCACCTTCAGGACATTGTGCTTCACAAGCTCTACAAACCAAGCATTCACTTTCCTTGGTTGGAGTAGCCTTGCCGTTTTTGATTTCATAAACACTGACAGGGCAAGTGTTGACACAAGTCTCGCATCCAGTGCATTTAGGATCGACAACAATTTTTACCATTTTTGTCTTACCTCACTGCTATAGTTTTTCAAAAAGCGGCTGGGTAAAATAAAAGGATTTAGGTGGCACGCCTGATTTTTTCACGTAAACGAGACAGGATTCCGTTTATAGCTGAATCAGCTTTATCTCGCATCTTTTGCGAGTCCGCCACACTGCGCCTGTAGGTTTCAAGCGAAATTTCCCCTTTCCGCCGTTGTGCCTCATAGATTTTTATGTCTTCTTCAGCCTCAGCTAAATCCGCTTCAGCTAAATCCAGTTGTCGCACCATATCCGCATGCGAACCACCTGCAGCCAAAAACACCGCTCTCCAACGATCAACGTTCAATTTCAGGTTTGCTAAGCGGGTTTCCACGGCGTTTCGCTGCAGTTTGTATTGGCTTCTTTGGATTTTGCCCTTCTGAGCCTGCACATCCAACGCTTTGAGTTCAGCAATCGCCAGCCGCTTACTTTCATATGCTTCTAAGAAGGCTTTGAGAGATGCTAAATCGATGGGTTGACCAGCTTTAACTGTCTCGAGCGCTGGGATTTCTATGGGTTGCTCCGCCAGTTGCTGAGACCTTGCCCGATAAGTTGGCTCTTTAGGTCTAATTTTTCTGTATCCAACAGCACCTGCACAAACAGCTACAGCTATCAGTGCAGCCCAAAAGGTCGGTCTAAAAGATACCCAAACAGGGTTATAGCTAAAAGACAAGTGCAGGCTAGTTTGTTGAGGCGTCAAGTTGTCTACGTAGCTTACGCTGTTTTGTGTAACCGTAAGTGTATCTTGGAAGGTTTGACGTATCAAAGTTGAATTTAGGTCCAACTCTGAAACATCTGGGTCAATTATGGTTGCACCTTCAGGCAGATTAAATGTCACCGAAGCGTAGTTGACGATGTAGTGGTAATTGGGGAAGAACTCAAAATTCACCAACGTGTATTGGCCGCCAACCAAAGTGGCGCTCGGCAAGGTATACTGCAATGAGAGGCTGGTGGATTTTTCTTTGTCAATGAAAGCCGTTAAAGTTACGTTCACCAGCGTTGTGCGGCTGGTTTGGGAAAGGGTTTCCCCGAATTGGAGGGCATTTCCGTTTGCATCTTTAACGGCTATGTTTGAGGCTTCAAACGGTAAACTTATCAAGAGAGCACTTACGGGTGAAACAGGGGATTTGCCCGTTATGCGGTAAACTTCTGTGACTGATACTTCACCTTTGGGGTTTATGGTGACTTGGCGATCTAGGCTGTCGACGCTGATTAACTGCAAAGAACCAAGGGGCACTTTAACTGTGGCTTTGCCCACCGAATACGTGTAAGCCGCCAAGTCTGGGGCTAAATAGTTGACTGTGTTAACTTTTTCTCCGTCTCTAGAAATCGTGACACTTGTAGGTGTGCTTGGAAAGGTGACTGTTACGTTGCAGAGTCCAACTGTTTGAGTTAAACTGGGGTAAGCAGGGTAATCTATGGTAAAGTTGCCGCCTCCCCCGTCTTCAACACGACTGTTAGAGAGAACAAACACCACGTTGAAAACGCTTGGAGCCTCTCCGTTGAAATCAACTTCGACAGCGTAGAATCCACCGCGGTCCCCAAGAGGCACACCCAAATGCACTCTAAACATGCGAGTTTCATCATAAGCGAATACCTTGAGAACGTCTACACTGTACTTTAGGGGCAATCCGATGAGAAAACTTTCAGGCACTTGACCTGAAACGTAGATCCTATCTTGCACAATCATGTGACCAGAATACATGACCTCTACGTGGTGATCAACCCGACTAATGCTGTAACCGCTGTCTTGTGCAGAAACCACGCTGCCCAGCAAAAGCGACGGCCCAAAGGCACCTAAAACCAAGATAGCAATCAACAGTAAGATGTGGGGTCGATTCACCGAATTCACCAAACAGCGGTTTAGTTTTAGTGTTAGGTTACGTTGTTTATTTACTTTTACCGACATCTCAAAATGCGTTGCAGGCGAAAACCACGCGACGTCTCAGCGTCTACCTCCCCTCCCTTATTTAAAGACGGAAAAATTCAGTCATCTCGAGGTTAATGGCCCATGCTGCTGTCAGCTGCGGTTATTGGTTTGCTATTTTTCGCGGCAGAAGAAGCATTTTTCTGCCCAGTCTTTAGGCATTTCCTGCTGGCATTTGGGGCACATCAAACCCAGTTCGCGGATGGTTGTGCAGGTTTGGCAGAAGAGTTCTAGTACTTGGGTTTTGTTTGTTGGTTCTTTTACCAGTGTTGTAACCATTTGGTTGATTAGGTCTTTGATTTGGTGGCTGTTTTCGAGGGTTAGGTGGTTGCCGCGTTCGCGTCCGAGGTAGCGGCTGACGGCGGATTGGGATAAGCCGAGGAGGTCGGCGGTTTGTTTTTCTGTTAAGCCGTGGTTTTCTATTATGGTGCGTGCCATTATGGCTTTGACTGCTGGGAGGACTGTTTTGACTCCTACTTCGCATGGTAGTATCAAGGTTTCACCTGAATATTGGTTATTTTGTGGGGTAACTTATTTAAGTATGACGCATGTCATTAAATATGACGCGTGTCAAGACGGGTTAGCAGTTGTATTAAACACCTAAGCACACCATACCTCCACTTCCTCCCGCCTGACACCGCCAAGGAGACCAAACAAATGGGTAACGTCCTCCAATCTTCCCCCGACAGCCACAAAAAAGACCTCGCCACTATGCTAAAAACACTCGACGCTGAATGCCGCAACTGTGCACCCACCTCACCACTCGAATGCATCAACCGCTGCCAAGCCTATAA
This genomic window contains:
- a CDS encoding ABC transporter permease, which codes for MKTQRIFALTKKELKKTVREPAALFMIFLFPVVFVLAFGLSFGGVGGGQTVTYQVGIVDLNNSQWSETFTDSLSNVTMLKVTAYGDNQTVQTDLSQGKIQAAIIVPESFSESITSYYAAPEDSSKWVNATVALYLDKGSMVATQAIPPIIQQVLNGITDQNQPAHQSPIQLQTASLEVKQVSAFDYFAPGMFTFASVFMIMIVAQSFTGDRENGMMKRIRISPTTPTEFMASQVTSYLIIALIQCAIMFGMVYALGFRPNIGLPDYAFAFILVLVFSLSNVGFGLITASIAKTSGAATGLSFLFLLPQMFLGTFVGASLSGAAEVAGKAVPSYYVTDALTSLFLRGAAITSPTVIIDFAVVLGSCIGILAVGIVIYAKYYKV
- a CDS encoding heavy metal translocating P-type ATPase, which produces MSQQKTKKIVLNIGGMSCINCARTIEKALKKLNGVTQATVNLAAEKALIDYNPDVVDQKTIEDTITQTGYQVIHEKVSLQVGGMTCINCAKTIEKALNAKEGVYSAVVNFATERVLVEYNSEQISLAAIKKIIRDVGYEVVEPQQKSVQDAEAKARQRHIRRLKLLLAVSVALTIPIMLLMWFPPLPMEQTNILMFLLATPVQFIIGWTFYVGAYKGLRNKTANMDTLIAMGTSTAWIYSTIVTFAPHIFHHAAVFFDTSTMIISFILAGKLLDAIAKGRTSEAIRKIMGLQAKTARVIREGVEIELPAEEVQVGDIIVVRPGEKIPVDGTVIEGYSGVDEKVITGESIPVEKRKGDQVIGATMNKTGMLKFQATKVGKDTALAQIIRLVEDALSSKAPVQRLADIASGYFVPAIITVATLSALAWYFLVGENLIFSLTVFIAVLIVACPCALGLATPTAIMVGVGKGAENGILIKSGEALETAHKLRTVVFDKTGTITKGEPEVTDIIAAETDKPLTQNQLLQYAAIAEKNSEHPLGAAIVKKATANGEKIDDPEDFIAVPGQGVEVKISGSAVLLGNRKLMETNNIDINQVEAKMTALENQGKTVMLMAVDGKTVGLIAVADTVKEHSAEAVRALKQMKLEVIMLTGDNQRTAQAIAAQVGVDRVLAEVLPSEKANEIKRLQAEGKVVAMVGDGINDAPALAQANIGIAVGSGTDVAMETGDIVLIKNDLRDVVVAIQLSQATMRKIRQNLFWAFFYNAALIPLAAGVFYPLLGVLFDPVYAAAAMASSSVTVVTNASLLRRFKPKL
- a CDS encoding peptidylprolyl isomerase, with the translated sequence MSTKVHCCHILVKTLTEANNVKARLDKGEKFGEVAKQVSLCSSGKKGGDLGTFTRGKMVKEFEKAAFELQKGQVSGPVKTQFGYHIIKRIE
- a CDS encoding winged helix-turn-helix transcriptional regulator produces the protein MDKNDVILCQLLLANSRMPYRELAEKLDLSVTAVHNRIQSMIDLGIIRRFNTTLSLVAKPAIHILIYGTSKTNSINNLKTKLAKQGAIYWLAVAGGNSLYIGAYLKHLAELDGLVRFVRENAEMPEVTVGLTNSPIPPNITAMNIKTKL
- a CDS encoding 4Fe-4S binding protein, translated to MVKIVVDPKCTGCETCVNTCPVSVYEIKNGKATPTKESECLVCRACEAQCPEGAIQVIE
- a CDS encoding ABC transporter ATP-binding protein, with the translated sequence MSEQAITIKNLTKKYEDKLALDNLTLQVNRGELFGLLGPNGAGKTTAISIMCGLIKPTSGTAQIKGYDTQKDAQKVKELIGVCIQETAIYPYLTGKENLELFGNLYCLNKKTIKERSTMLLSKMGLTEDAKRLTAKYSGGMKRRLSLALALIHDPEIAFLDEPTVAMDPQSRHAVWDFIKEQNTKGKTIILTTHYMEEAEQLCNRVGIIDHGKLIALGTPKELIAKNHVKNLEEVFIQLTGRNMREEV
- a CDS encoding YHS domain-containing protein, coding for MAKDLVCNMDVDERTAKFKTVYKGKTYYFCALGCKKAFEEEPELYLGAEVSEDQHHKHHHHHEGDEPTDHSCGCGCKHNH
- a CDS encoding thioredoxin family protein; amino-acid sequence: MSLLPEDKKQLLRNDFKQKLVDPVKIVVFTQELECRYCNETRKLAEEFPSLSDKITTEVYDFVKDQDKAKELGIERIPALAVIGKQDYGVRYYGVPYGYELQTLIEAIVNVSKGTTDLSEKTRTILKDVKTPVNIKVFVSLTCPHCPGAAAIAHKLAIESNLIRAEVIEGSEFPDLTLKYNVIGVPKVIVNDKVDFVGEFNEDLFAEHVVLGAF